The Jaculus jaculus isolate mJacJac1 chromosome 3, mJacJac1.mat.Y.cur, whole genome shotgun sequence genome includes the window TGATTTATGAGTTTTTGTGTAatcaaatgtttttattgatttgactGAAACGTAACCAAAGTGCAATGGACATGCAGGGGAAGAAGACAAGAGAATTAACGAAGAACTGGAGTCTCAGTACCAGCAGAGCATGGACAGTAAACTCTCGGGGAGGTACCGGCGGCACTGCGGACTGGGCTTCAGCGAGGTAGTAACTGACTTGTTTTCAGTGATTGGGACACACTTAACAATGTGGCTGCATTTGTTTCTGTTGGATTATTGTAGCAACCAAGAATTAATTGGgtggctggccatggtggtgcacacctttaatcccagcacttgggagacagagacaggaggattgttttgagttcaggcctgtcctgggactacagagtgagttccaggtcagcctgagcaagagcgaGGCTCTACCTtggtgggggagggtagggaTTAATCATGTCGAAAGCTTTCATTATACATACACTTAAAATATTCTTCCTGCCTAAATAATCAGAAAAGGTGTTTTAAGGATTTAAAGTATGTTTTCTACTACTGGCTTTATGTAAATCCTGCCTATTTATTAGAACCTATCTTTAATAGGCATGAATAACAGGCTTACAAGTTAGACAAAGTATTGGCTTAAGAGATTTCTTTCTCAGATGTTTGATAAGTGATCTCTTTTCATATTATGAACATGTAACTACTGGCACAGTGGTTAGTTTGCTGAAGTGTTTCAGGTACATTACAGTGATTTTCAAGCTGGGGTGGTGGTGAGTAGGCTTTTGAAGCCTTTAAAAGTCTTTTGTCCCCAGTCTGTCCCTTGACAACCAGGGGGTTTTTGAAATTCTGTAATACTTATGAAGTGGGATGTGTTTTTAAGACTAACAGCAACTAGAATCTTCCCGTTTTTGTACTGGTTAATGATTGTTTGTTTCTTAAAGGCCTTTTGATTGATGCTTTAGGTAGAAGATCATGATGGAGAAGGCGACGTGGCTGGAGACGGTGACGATGGTGACGAGTCACCTGACCCTGAGAGTCCCGACGACTCTGACAGTGACtcagagtcagagaaagaatCTGCTGAGGAACTCCCAGCAACTGAGCGCCCCGATGACGTGCAAGAtccgaaaaacaaaaaagacgcAAAAAGCAACTACAAAATGATGTTTGTCAAGTCCAGTGGTTCCTAACTCCCAACCCCTGTCTTTGTATTAAAAGTAAGCCTTATTGTTACAATGCACAGTGGAGGACTGCTTATAGAGCACAGACCtttgtattataatttttaaaaagacccttTTAAATAACTACAGAGTGTTGGCTTTCTAATGCCATGGGTTACACTTTATGGCATGACTATAACCATTTTGTAAAAGGAAGAGCTGcataaaagaagagagaaatgcaGTACTCAGCTTCTCACTTTAGCCCTCGACCCTGGCCTCACCTTGCTGCCCTTCAGGAGCGTTACGGGGGAGACACTGAAGTTAGTTGGGGTAGCTATTTCATCTTTTTGTATTCCTTATTTTTCTCATGAAAATCTGATACTGTGACATGTTCATGAAAAGTACTCCCTCAGTTATCTTTTGTTAAAGTGGAAGTGTTTATCACGAGCACTTCTGCTGCCAGTCACAGCCTGACGCACTGCTGGCAAAGGTCGGGTGCTCAGTGCACTCTCGCTGACTCAGCTCTTCTCTTGGACCAAAGCAGCACGAGAGCAAACGCGCAACACCGTGTGCTGAACTGCCGCCGTCATAGATGTGCAATGTTAAGAACCCAAGAGGTCTTTATATAATTTTGGTTAAATTGTATGTTTAAAagctttgataaaatttggcCAATTTTTACAGAAATTATTTCTCTGATACTTTAGTCTTATGTATTTAGAAATATGtaaaactggattttttttttaagtaatatgtGACCAAAGTTTATTTTCCCCCCCTAAGGTCTAAATAAAGAGAAAGCAGTTTCCCATATTTGGTTGTGATACCTTTATCCTCATTATCCAAAAATGAGGAGCAGGCTTATTGAATAAGAAGCTGAGAACAGTTCTGTTCATTTTATCATACTGCTCTTACCTGGAGTACAACAGGCATGGCTGTGATTGTGTTGCTACTTGGAGTGGGGCTGACTCGTGCCCCCTGCTGCTCTATGGCTGGCATGCACTGCACACTAGCAGGGTGCGTTGGGAGTCAGTGGGTCCTGGAGTAACTGGATCAAAAGCCCAAAGATGGGCTATCCACTCGTGAGTTGAACTATTATACGTTGAGATACTAAGTACATGTTTGACGTGGTGGACTTTGAAAACTCCTATATCACTTGAGGGTTAGAATGTTAGAGAAGTATGAGAATTGGGACCAGTGATTTCTGGTTTATGGACTACAGTTACTATTATTTTCATgtcaccacccccccacacaaattacttttgtttagtttttaatttatcaCATAGTCTGGTGGTAGACAGTATGTGTAACAAATACTTAAAGTTTAGTTTTATTCAAttccaaaaatttcagtgcctGTAAGACTGCTTaagtagaaaattaaaatgaaaactgacTTATGCCCAACAAcagaagagagagcagacagaggtATAGGCCGGTACTGCAGCACtagggaggaggaggtagggctGCCGTTCAcgtcctggtcagcttgggctgcatagccagaccctgtctcaaaccctCGGCCCTGTCTATCCCCAGACAGAAGAGAGGGGCCGGCTCCGGGATGATCACCTGCATAGCATGCGTGAAGCACGGGCCTGAATCCAGCACCACCGAAGAGAATGGAAAAGACCAGTATTTCTGCAAAAGTATTTTCACCAATTCATTGTTTGTGATGAGTTATTTATAAAGTCCTTGTTCTTATATGTAAATAGAGTCCTTATAAAAACAACTATGCTGGGAGACCTTTTTTCTTCATCTTCAAATAGAAAATTCCTAATTTCTAAGGATTCAGTGTTACTTACTGAGCACTAGCAAGCTTCAGAGTTGGAATGGATGTGGGTGCTCCAGTTCCTGTGTCCCAGTAACACATGAGACATGGTGGATATCTTACGGTATGAAGGTCAGGCAAATCTCTTTTCAAAATAGGGAAAGATCAAAACAATTGCTGTATGATGTTGATATCGCCTAGCCAAAAAAACATGCAAAATTACAAAGTTACTTTTACACAGTAAAAGTTAAGtgcaaggactggggagatggctcagtggatcaaattCCACTCAAGCCTAAGAGTCCAAATTCAAGTCTCAGAGCCCATGTTAAAAAGCTGGGAGCTGCGGCAGACTTCTATAATCCCACGGCTCTGCGGGCAAGATGGGAGGCGGAGCACAGCTTTCTAGAAGCTGTCACGAGTGCAGCACAGAGAACAGCAGAGCGAGGTCAAGAAGCCCCCGCTCGAGGTCTCACCCTGAAACACCCTCCCAAGTTTGCCTGTACCCAATATTTACACtggccattttttgtttgtttttggaataTATGTGGGGGTCAAAAGGTGATGTTGGGTGTCTCAGTCACTCTTCCACCTTTTTTTGGTGGGGCTGGGGTGGgtgggttgaggcagggtctcactctagcccaggctgacctggaattcactgtgtagtctcagactggcctcaaactcagtgatccccctgcctcagctgggattaaaagcgtgcaccaccacaccagcttacCAATTTTTTTGAGATGAGGCTTCTTACTGAGCTCAGGACTCTGATTCGGCTCACTGGCAGTCTAGCAAGTTCCAGGatgggtcctcctgtctcccaccCCCCACTGCCAGTGTTGCAGGCGCGTGTCATTGCACCCAGAAGCGTTTAGCAGTCTTGGCTGTTTATGTCATTTGTATTATATGGTAAAAATCCTCAAGTATTCTCAAAAGCCAGGAGACTCAAAGACAGTAGAAAGTTTGGAGTGAGGGAACCATAGCTTCAAGGCAGAAAGATCATCATCTTGAGTAATGTTTGGAGAATTTTATTTCATCGTCATCAGTGACCACTTCTTGACACACAGACTAGTTCATTTCTTTGCCTCTGCAGCAAGCATACCTTGTACACTATGTCCAAAAACAACCTTTCCTCTGAAATCTCCTGTCATACAGTTAATAATACAACTATTCATACATCTCAAAGCGGATCTGTCTAGCTTTCACTTGTTTCATAAGCCTGTCTCCTTCAGTGTCAAGGCTGCCTCTCTTAAATCCATATTATGCCTTCCTGGCAAAGTCCCATGTCTGGAAGCATGAAGCCTCCTGCAGGTGGCTTTTGGACGACATGCTGACTGTACCCTGTCAGGCACCCTTGCCTTCTCTACCCTTCTCCCATTCAGAAAGGTTAAAACCCCTGATTGTAAAAGCTGTGCTCCTCTACACCGCCTAAAAATAGAACATGCCTTTTGCTTTCAGTCTTCCCAAAAAGAAGCAAGGAACTTCACTCAGAAACTCCATGAAGGTGTGCCGGTTTAATCTGAGTGCACAACAGGGACAAGTGTCCTCCAGGTCCCATCCTAGCCCTACTGTCTTGGTGACAGACTGAGCAGCCTTGAGCACAGCTGGCTCTCTGGGTCTCCTTTCCTTGCATCAGCAATATTTTACTGACCCCCTTGATCAGTCATTGTGAGAACTGGGCGTGGTGAGAAGAATGTGAGCTCACAGGTAATAAGACCTAGTGCTTCCGTTGCCTCGAGTCTCCAGGCTCTTCTGTAAGCACTCGGGCGGGTACTCTCCATCTTGGGGTAAAGATTACCCCAAGGCATACTTTTCAGCTGAAATCACACCTATATCTAAGCTCAGCGATATTTCAGTAGATTACTTCTGCTTCATCCTCTCAATTTACTCCAAGGCTTCCATTCCACCCTTGACTTAAAAATctgctctcaggctggagagatggcttagcgattaagcgcttgcctgtgaagcctaaggaccccggttcgaggttcgattccccaggacccacattagccagctgcacaagggggtgcacgcgtctggagttcgtttgcagtggctggaggtcctggcacgtccattctctctgcctctttctctgtcgctatcaaataaatacataaaaataaaaaaaatttttaaatctgctctcaactgggtgtggtggtgcacgcctttaatcccagcactcaggaagcagaggtaggaggataggcatgaatttgaggccaccctgagactacatagtgaattccaggtcagcctggactataatgagaccctacttgggaaaaaaagaattctgcTTTCAAGTTAGGTTCCCATTTTCCTAAGACTTACTTTGTTCCTTGTTAAAAAGGCTacatggagccgggtgtggtggctcacgcctttactcccagcactcgagaagcagaggcaggaggatttcagagagttcgag containing:
- the C3H11orf58 gene encoding small acidic protein — its product is MSAARESHPHGVKRSASPDDDLGSSNWEAADLGNEERKQKFLRLMGAGKKEHTGRLVIGDHKSTSHFRTGEEDKRINEELESQYQQSMDSKLSGRYRRHCGLGFSEVEDHDGEGDVAGDGDDGDESPDPESPDDSDSDSESEKESAEELPATERPDDVQDPKNKKDAKSNYKMMFVKSSGS